The following coding sequences are from one Fimbriimonadaceae bacterium window:
- a CDS encoding aspartate aminotransferase family protein, giving the protein MDADALQAHVVGQYSDHINPYLARMMNFAGFTVESSAEGCELVDHEGRRYLDFLGGYGVFSLGHRHPKVVEAVKKQLDLMPLSSKVFFNPVQAELAEELAKRAPGGLAFTFFSNSGAEAVEAALKFARVATGRTKTVSTVGSYHGKTMGALAVTGRDKARLPFEPLVPSTTFVPYGDASAAETAVDGETAAMIIEPVQGEGGIHVPPPGYLARLREICDRHGALLIVDEVQTGLGRTGRLFASEHDGVEGDIMTLAKCLGGGVMPIGATMCTQAVLEKVYGANPLLHTSTFGGNPLACSAGLAALRVIDEEGLVEQSRTNGSHLKSRLQEVQARQSLLKEVRGLGLMVGVEFTMDEVGELAIAQMSKRGLVAAYTLNNPRVIRFEPPLNVSVEQIDRAVKIFDEAVAETAEILAALA; this is encoded by the coding sequence ATGGACGCCGACGCCTTGCAGGCCCACGTCGTGGGCCAGTACAGCGATCATATCAACCCCTATCTGGCCCGGATGATGAACTTCGCCGGGTTCACTGTCGAATCCAGCGCAGAAGGATGCGAACTGGTCGACCACGAAGGGCGGCGGTACCTGGATTTCCTTGGCGGATACGGCGTGTTCTCCCTGGGGCACCGTCACCCCAAGGTCGTGGAGGCGGTTAAGAAGCAACTTGACTTGATGCCGCTGAGCAGCAAGGTCTTCTTCAACCCTGTCCAGGCGGAGCTGGCCGAGGAACTGGCCAAACGTGCCCCCGGTGGCCTGGCGTTCACCTTTTTCAGCAACAGCGGGGCCGAGGCGGTCGAGGCGGCCCTCAAATTCGCCCGGGTGGCGACAGGACGGACCAAGACCGTCTCCACGGTCGGCTCCTACCATGGCAAGACGATGGGGGCCCTGGCTGTCACTGGCCGTGACAAGGCCCGGCTGCCGTTCGAGCCTCTGGTGCCGTCCACCACGTTTGTCCCGTACGGCGACGCCAGCGCCGCCGAGACGGCGGTCGACGGCGAGACCGCCGCGATGATCATCGAGCCCGTCCAGGGCGAGGGCGGCATCCATGTCCCGCCTCCCGGGTACCTCGCCCGCCTCCGGGAAATCTGCGACCGCCACGGGGCCCTGCTCATCGTCGACGAGGTCCAGACCGGCCTGGGGCGGACGGGCCGCCTCTTCGCCAGCGAACATGACGGCGTCGAAGGCGACATCATGACCTTGGCCAAGTGTCTGGGCGGGGGGGTCATGCCCATCGGCGCGACCATGTGCACCCAGGCCGTCCTAGAGAAGGTGTACGGGGCGAACCCGCTCCTCCACACGAGCACGTTTGGTGGCAACCCGCTGGCATGTTCGGCGGGCTTGGCCGCCCTCCGGGTCATCGACGAAGAAGGTCTGGTCGAACAGAGCCGGACCAACGGAAGCCACCTGAAGTCCCGCTTGCAGGAAGTCCAGGCCCGGCAAAGCCTGCTCAAGGAGGTCCGCGGGCTTGGCCTCATGGTCGGGGTCGAGTTCACGATGGACGAAGTCGGCGAGCTGGCGATCGCCCAGATGTCCAAGCGTGGACTCGTCGCCGCCTACACCCTGAACAACCCGCGGGTCATTCGGTTCGAGCCCCCGCTCAATGTGTCGGTGGAGCAGATCGACCGTGCCGTGAAGATTTTCGACGAGGCGGTCGCCGAGACGGCGGAGATCCTTGCCGCGCTGGCTTGA
- a CDS encoding DUF4982 domain-containing protein — MLSALVLAALDSPRVDIDFNGGWSFYRAQHDETSVPDKAEWRPVHLPHDFQIEDRPSVRTTPDVDVTAGRWAFSLGDDPKWADPDFDHNAWQMVDGPANWSKSLGANHPDSFGWYRRHINLAKGKDVVISVGKIDDCDETYLNGVKIGSMGQLPPHYATAWDVTRRYTVPAKLIKGGGADVLAVRVYNGQGDGGLYAPGAPRHVVGPFDTDAPDGKATGFTVGGFGWYKKSFKAPADWQGKRVELRFDGVYMRSKVWLNGKQVAEHPYGYTPFNVVLDGLNIGADNNLVVQVDTTAPNSRWYTGSGIYRPVRLVVTPLLHLKTWGTRFNTIDIGPDDAAVQVVTTVANDMGTPSEAKLAQKLVAPNGLTVWSNEVGVVVPAKGSDTQKTTFRISAPQLWTVDNPNLYTLRSEVRYGDKVVDATETKVGVRTVTVNAKTGLLLNGNPVKLHGGCVHHDNGPLGAVSLPRAEERRIQIMKACGYNAVRTSHNPPSQALLDACDKLGMLVLEEAFDNWNRSKGSNYDLYFKQWWQRDLDAMLGRDANHPSVIMWSVGNEIPEQAEPLGAETAAMLAGHLKQEDPYRPVTMAAFPVGSGWPSLEATYKTLDVQGLNYSADQFDAIHAAHPDRVLMTTESQSMQMFDGLMQVRDHSYVIGDFIWTGWDYLGEIGVGRVVRPGESNSFFGEFPYIATGSGEIDLVGRRKPQTYYRQVLFGSKSTLAAFVEPADEKYQISGWGWYDDHESWTWPGRGGKPMRVRVYSSYPSVKLLLNGVEVGAAKTGRPEKYMAVFELPYQPGKLEAVGLDADGKEAKRWTLETAGRPVRLDVSVDRDKLAADGLDAAWVTVSVVDSQGRRVPFADDEVTFDVSGAGWLAGVSNGSPTDAHSMQAKTHVCWQGRVTGVVRTGHKAGKVTVKVRAKGLGTAQTTLTVG, encoded by the coding sequence ATGCTCAGCGCCTTGGTGTTGGCCGCTCTCGACAGTCCGCGGGTGGACATCGACTTCAACGGCGGTTGGTCCTTCTACCGGGCCCAGCACGACGAGACTTCGGTGCCCGACAAGGCGGAATGGCGACCCGTCCACCTTCCTCACGACTTCCAGATCGAGGACCGTCCGTCCGTGCGCACGACCCCAGACGTCGACGTGACGGCGGGGCGCTGGGCGTTCAGCTTGGGCGACGACCCGAAATGGGCCGATCCCGACTTCGACCACAACGCTTGGCAGATGGTCGACGGCCCGGCTAATTGGTCCAAGTCCCTGGGTGCCAACCACCCGGACTCTTTCGGTTGGTACCGCCGCCACATCAACCTGGCCAAAGGCAAAGACGTCGTGATCAGCGTCGGCAAAATCGACGACTGTGACGAAACATATTTGAACGGGGTCAAGATCGGCTCGATGGGGCAGTTGCCGCCCCACTACGCCACCGCGTGGGACGTCACGCGCCGGTACACCGTGCCCGCCAAGCTCATCAAGGGCGGTGGCGCCGACGTGCTGGCCGTCCGGGTCTACAACGGTCAAGGGGACGGCGGTCTCTATGCCCCCGGCGCACCACGCCACGTCGTCGGCCCCTTTGACACCGACGCGCCGGACGGCAAGGCCACCGGCTTCACCGTCGGGGGGTTCGGTTGGTACAAGAAGTCGTTCAAGGCTCCGGCTGACTGGCAGGGCAAGCGGGTGGAGCTCCGCTTTGACGGCGTCTACATGCGTTCCAAGGTCTGGCTGAACGGAAAGCAGGTCGCCGAGCACCCCTACGGCTACACGCCGTTCAACGTCGTTTTGGACGGGCTCAACATCGGCGCCGATAACAACCTGGTCGTCCAGGTCGACACGACGGCCCCGAACAGCCGGTGGTACACCGGCTCAGGGATCTATCGCCCTGTCCGGCTGGTGGTGACGCCCCTCCTCCACCTTAAGACCTGGGGGACAAGGTTCAACACGATCGACATCGGCCCGGACGACGCCGCCGTCCAGGTCGTCACGACCGTCGCCAACGACATGGGCACACCGTCCGAGGCAAAGCTCGCCCAGAAGCTCGTCGCCCCCAACGGCCTGACCGTCTGGTCGAACGAGGTCGGCGTCGTCGTCCCCGCCAAGGGGAGCGACACCCAAAAAACGACGTTCCGGATCAGCGCCCCGCAACTGTGGACGGTGGACAACCCCAACCTCTACACCCTGAGGAGTGAAGTCCGGTACGGCGACAAGGTCGTCGACGCCACCGAGACCAAGGTCGGCGTCAGGACGGTCACCGTCAACGCCAAGACCGGGCTCCTCCTTAACGGCAACCCGGTCAAGCTCCACGGCGGCTGCGTGCACCACGACAACGGCCCCCTGGGGGCGGTCAGCCTCCCACGGGCAGAGGAGCGGCGGATCCAGATCATGAAGGCGTGTGGATACAACGCCGTCCGCACGTCCCACAACCCACCGAGCCAGGCCTTGCTCGACGCCTGCGACAAGTTGGGCATGCTGGTGCTGGAAGAGGCGTTCGACAACTGGAACCGGAGCAAAGGAAGCAATTACGACCTTTATTTCAAGCAATGGTGGCAAAGGGACCTTGACGCGATGCTGGGTCGGGACGCCAACCACCCGTCGGTGATCATGTGGAGCGTCGGTAACGAGATCCCCGAGCAGGCGGAGCCTCTCGGGGCGGAGACCGCCGCCATGCTGGCCGGACACCTAAAGCAAGAGGACCCGTACCGACCCGTCACAATGGCCGCGTTCCCGGTGGGCTCGGGATGGCCGAGCCTCGAGGCCACCTACAAGACTCTTGACGTCCAGGGCCTGAACTATTCGGCCGACCAGTTCGACGCCATCCACGCGGCCCATCCCGACCGGGTCTTGATGACGACCGAGTCGCAGTCCATGCAGATGTTCGACGGGCTTATGCAAGTCCGTGACCACAGCTACGTCATCGGCGACTTCATTTGGACGGGATGGGACTACCTCGGGGAGATCGGCGTCGGCCGCGTGGTCCGTCCAGGCGAGTCGAACAGCTTCTTTGGCGAGTTCCCCTACATCGCCACCGGATCGGGCGAGATCGACCTGGTCGGACGTCGCAAACCACAGACGTATTACCGACAAGTGCTGTTCGGCAGCAAGTCCACGTTGGCCGCGTTCGTCGAGCCTGCGGACGAGAAGTACCAGATCAGCGGCTGGGGTTGGTATGACGACCACGAGAGCTGGACTTGGCCCGGCCGAGGGGGCAAGCCCATGCGCGTCCGGGTCTACTCGTCCTACCCGTCGGTGAAACTGCTCCTGAACGGTGTGGAAGTCGGCGCGGCCAAGACGGGCCGCCCAGAGAAGTACATGGCCGTCTTCGAACTGCCGTACCAACCCGGAAAGCTTGAGGCCGTCGGGCTGGACGCCGACGGGAAGGAAGCGAAGCGTTGGACCCTGGAGACAGCCGGGCGGCCGGTGCGCCTCGATGTCTCGGTCGACCGTGACAAACTCGCCGCTGACGGCCTTGACGCGGCTTGGGTGACCGTCTCGGTCGTGGACTCCCAAGGCCGGCGGGTGCCGTTCGCGGATGACGAGGTCACGTTCGACGTCTCGGGGGCGGGTTGGTTGGCCGGCGTGAGCAACGGAAGTCCGACCGACGCGCACAGCATGCAGGCCAAGACCCACGTTTGTTGGCAGGGCCGGGTGACCGGTGTCGTCCGCACGGGTCACAAGGCAGGCAAGGTCACCGTCAAAGTGCGGGCCAAGGGGCTGGGGACCGCCCAGACGACGCTGACCGTCGGCTGA
- a CDS encoding M3 family oligoendopeptidase, whose protein sequence is MSSATVATDWDLTVVWPSLESPEFAAAYQQTKDRAEALTAEFDRLGIQADSPAKADDTSTLVSVIDLWNAFDTEYQTLEAYVYGHYAVDTKDEAAQASLSGLDAVRAVRAKLSSRLEGWAGTRAPGDHPTLQAHRYWIEKAKTAARHQMTGAEESLAADLAASAVTAWERLHADATAQLKVAYRGGTLTMNEARNLAFDDDPAVRKDAYTAELAAWPGAELASAAAMNAIKGATGTLEARRGWTPFDVAVFRSNIDHPTLEAMLSAARDAFPVLRRYMRAKARLVRGQERLPFYDLFAQVGESTTTWDYDRAVDFVADQFRTFSPRMADMALRARAERWIDATPKPNKVGGAFCMHLRGGESRLLQTWKPTLGSVGTLAHELGHAYHNLCLAERTPLQRETPMTLAETASIFCEVLVHNASIAEASGTERLAILERSLQRSTQVVVDIVSRFDFETAVYARRQERALSPAELCQAMLDAQEGTYGDGLSDERHPYMWAAKPHYYSAEAFYNFPYMFGHLFSLGLYAVYEQDKEGFVARYDQLLSSTGLASAGDLAAGFGIDIKTKAFWEGSLAMVAAEVAEFEQQAQP, encoded by the coding sequence ATGTCGTCCGCCACTGTCGCCACGGACTGGGATCTCACCGTTGTCTGGCCGAGCCTGGAAAGCCCGGAGTTCGCCGCCGCCTACCAACAGACGAAGGACAGGGCCGAGGCCCTGACGGCCGAGTTCGACCGCTTGGGAATCCAAGCGGACTCGCCTGCCAAAGCCGACGACACATCCACCTTGGTGTCGGTGATCGACCTGTGGAACGCCTTTGACACCGAGTACCAGACGCTGGAGGCCTACGTCTACGGCCACTATGCGGTGGACACCAAGGACGAGGCGGCCCAGGCGAGCCTCAGCGGCCTCGACGCGGTGAGGGCGGTCCGCGCCAAGCTCTCCAGCAGGCTGGAGGGCTGGGCGGGCACCCGTGCGCCGGGCGACCATCCCACCCTGCAGGCGCACCGGTACTGGATTGAAAAGGCGAAGACGGCGGCCAGACACCAAATGACCGGGGCTGAGGAGTCCCTCGCCGCCGACTTGGCCGCTTCGGCGGTGACGGCGTGGGAGCGCCTCCATGCCGACGCGACCGCCCAACTCAAAGTGGCCTACCGCGGAGGCACCCTCACGATGAACGAGGCGCGCAACCTCGCCTTCGACGACGACCCCGCGGTGCGGAAGGACGCCTACACCGCCGAACTGGCGGCCTGGCCGGGGGCCGAGCTGGCCTCCGCGGCGGCGATGAACGCGATCAAGGGGGCCACGGGGACATTGGAGGCCCGCCGGGGCTGGACACCTTTCGATGTCGCCGTCTTCCGGTCGAACATCGACCACCCCACCCTGGAGGCGATGCTCTCTGCCGCCCGCGACGCGTTCCCCGTCCTCCGGCGGTACATGCGGGCCAAGGCGCGGCTTGTCCGGGGTCAGGAACGGCTGCCCTTCTACGACCTCTTCGCGCAGGTCGGCGAAAGCACGACGACCTGGGATTACGACCGGGCCGTCGATTTTGTCGCCGACCAGTTCCGCACGTTCTCGCCGAGAATGGCGGACATGGCCCTCCGGGCCCGGGCGGAGCGGTGGATCGACGCGACCCCCAAGCCAAACAAGGTCGGCGGCGCGTTCTGCATGCACCTGCGCGGGGGCGAAAGCCGGCTCCTCCAAACCTGGAAGCCGACCTTGGGTTCGGTGGGGACCCTGGCCCACGAGCTGGGCCACGCGTACCACAACTTGTGCCTCGCTGAGCGCACCCCCCTCCAACGTGAGACGCCGATGACCCTGGCCGAGACAGCGAGCATCTTCTGCGAGGTGCTCGTCCACAACGCCTCGATCGCGGAGGCGTCCGGTACCGAACGGTTGGCGATCTTGGAGCGGTCGCTCCAACGGTCGACCCAGGTTGTCGTCGACATTGTCTCCCGCTTCGACTTCGAGACGGCGGTCTACGCCCGGCGGCAAGAGCGGGCGTTGTCGCCGGCCGAGTTGTGCCAGGCCATGCTGGACGCCCAGGAGGGCACCTACGGTGACGGCCTCAGCGACGAACGGCACCCCTACATGTGGGCGGCCAAGCCTCACTACTACAGCGCCGAGGCCTTCTACAACTTCCCGTACATGTTCGGCCACCTCTTCTCGCTTGGCCTCTACGCCGTCTACGAGCAGGACAAGGAGGGCTTCGTCGCCCGGTACGACCAGCTCCTGTCGTCGACCGGACTCGCCTCGGCCGGCGACTTGGCCGCCGGGTTCGGCATTGATATCAAGACGAAAGCATTTTGGGAAGGCTCTCTCGCGATGGTGGCTGCAGAAGTCGCAGAATTCGAACAGCAGGCGCAACCATGA
- a CDS encoding glycoside hydrolase family 18 protein, with amino-acid sequence MVAAALLALSVPFRVAGYLPDWRAASFQESWAKGLTEVIVFSASPKSDGSLDTRLLDQFPWDKLRSLREKQGLRVTFAVGGWGRGTANFPVVAHDPKLRQAFAVSVNMTCDKYRLDGVDFDWEHPKNPTEEADYGKLLQAVKESFKGKDRTTSLTIAGWQKLPRSAFAYADFVQVMAYDHEGKHSTMEDTVKDLDLVAALGAKPAQTVLGLPFYGRTYRNQRSEATYADLAGRFKLKPGDDTAGDFYFNGPETVAAKVALAQKRKLAGVMIWEIGQDTTGSLSLLAAINRAKLNPKPVVD; translated from the coding sequence ATGGTCGCCGCCGCCCTGCTCGCCCTCAGTGTCCCGTTCCGCGTCGCCGGATACCTACCCGACTGGCGGGCAGCCTCGTTTCAAGAATCCTGGGCCAAGGGCCTGACCGAGGTCATCGTCTTTTCTGCCTCGCCCAAGTCCGACGGGTCCCTTGACACCAGGCTCTTGGACCAGTTCCCGTGGGACAAGCTCCGCAGCCTACGGGAGAAGCAAGGCCTGCGCGTCACGTTCGCGGTCGGCGGATGGGGGAGGGGCACGGCGAACTTCCCCGTCGTCGCCCACGACCCAAAGCTGCGGCAGGCCTTTGCCGTGTCGGTCAACATGACGTGCGACAAGTACAGGCTCGACGGGGTCGATTTTGACTGGGAGCATCCCAAGAACCCGACCGAAGAAGCGGACTACGGCAAGCTCCTCCAAGCCGTCAAAGAGTCGTTCAAGGGCAAGGACCGAACGACCAGCCTGACCATCGCGGGGTGGCAAAAACTTCCCCGGTCGGCGTTCGCCTACGCCGACTTCGTCCAGGTCATGGCCTATGACCACGAAGGCAAGCATTCGACGATGGAGGACACCGTCAAGGACCTGGACCTCGTCGCCGCCCTCGGGGCCAAGCCGGCCCAAACCGTGCTCGGCCTGCCGTTCTATGGGCGCACCTATCGAAACCAGCGGTCGGAAGCGACATATGCCGACCTCGCCGGCCGGTTCAAGCTCAAGCCCGGTGACGACACCGCCGGCGACTTCTACTTCAACGGCCCCGAGACCGTCGCTGCCAAGGTCGCCCTCGCCCAAAAGCGCAAGCTGGCCGGGGTCATGATCTGGGAGATCGGCCAGGACACCACCGGCAGCCTTTCGCTCCTCGCCGCGATCAACCGGGCCAAGCTCAACCCTAAGCCTGTTGTAGACTAA
- the grpE gene encoding nucleotide exchange factor GrpE produces MSDVENIEKPTVPAPETDEPVEEQADPRDELVAALTAERDKLREQLVYTMAEAQNVQKRLRQNFEQDKKYATEGLVRDLVPVLDNFERSLAAFEKGASAESLLDGVRAVHKQLLKALESGGVLRVPSTGEAFDPSVHEALVVTETDEHPDGTVLDELESGYLLHDRVVRPARVRVSQKPS; encoded by the coding sequence ATGAGCGACGTTGAAAACATCGAGAAGCCGACGGTGCCCGCACCGGAGACCGACGAGCCAGTCGAGGAGCAGGCCGACCCGCGTGACGAGTTGGTCGCCGCCCTGACCGCCGAACGCGACAAGTTGCGCGAGCAATTGGTCTACACCATGGCGGAGGCCCAAAACGTCCAAAAGCGCCTGCGTCAGAACTTTGAGCAGGACAAGAAGTACGCCACGGAGGGCCTGGTGCGGGATTTGGTGCCCGTCTTGGACAACTTCGAACGGTCTTTGGCGGCCTTTGAAAAGGGCGCCAGCGCGGAGTCCCTCCTGGACGGTGTCCGGGCCGTGCACAAGCAACTGCTGAAGGCCCTTGAGTCGGGCGGTGTCCTGCGCGTGCCGTCGACCGGCGAAGCGTTCGACCCGTCGGTGCACGAGGCATTGGTCGTGACGGAGACCGACGAACACCCCGACGGCACCGTCCTCGACGAGCTTGAGTCGGGCTACCTCCTCCACGACCGCGTGGTGCGGCCGGCCCGTGTGCGCGTCAGCCAAAAGCCGTCATGA
- a CDS encoding PEP-CTERM sorting domain-containing protein → MLRRGLLVAGLVAATSFASALTYTFDTDNEGWRQADFNPSTLQLTVIGPSTWAAPGQIEENDFTGWAFDVSPTLAGGFQGYTSVSFDYAADETDNFAYPLLVLANPTEAVYVEEIPTADGAYHHYSYSLTDPTGWKYGNAGGLRDATQADIDNVLASLVIIGVDVDTHDGADHTKLDNVSLDAVPEPVTMAGLAAMALLVRARKRRA, encoded by the coding sequence ATGTTGCGGAGAGGACTCTTGGTCGCGGGCTTGGTGGCCGCGACGTCGTTCGCCAGCGCCTTGACCTACACGTTCGACACTGACAACGAAGGGTGGCGGCAAGCGGACTTCAACCCGTCGACCCTGCAATTGACGGTCATCGGACCCTCCACATGGGCCGCACCGGGGCAGATCGAAGAGAACGACTTCACTGGCTGGGCGTTCGACGTCAGCCCGACCCTTGCTGGAGGCTTCCAGGGCTACACCTCCGTGTCCTTCGACTACGCGGCTGACGAGACGGACAACTTTGCTTACCCGCTTCTGGTCCTCGCCAACCCGACGGAGGCGGTCTACGTGGAGGAGATCCCCACCGCAGACGGCGCCTACCACCACTACAGCTACTCTCTGACCGACCCGACGGGGTGGAAGTACGGGAACGCGGGAGGCCTACGGGACGCCACCCAGGCGGACATTGACAACGTCCTCGCCAGCCTGGTCATCATCGGCGTCGACGTGGACACCCACGACGGTGCCGACCACACCAAGCTGGACAACGTCTCTCTGGACGCGGTGCCGGAGCCGGTGACCATGGCCGGCCTCGCCGCCATGGCCCTCTTGGTCCGGGCGCGCAAGCGCCGGGCCTGA
- a CDS encoding aldehyde dehydrogenase family protein — protein MSSVLIHPTETGVTAENYINGEWLGSDQTFQSLNPANRKHVVGTVPVASRSQVRDAVLAAKAAFPAWKNKSWVQRGEIVDNLAQLIKRDLEELSRMVTIECGKPINEGRADVVEALHMAQYVAGLSRLPIGHAISSEIPAKDAYILRKPKGVVGVITPWNFPFAIPLWGILPAVLAGNTVVFKPSEETPVVAHKLAKLFAEAGFPKGVINTVHGFGEDTGDALVKDPDVNVMLFTGSLAVGKMIQQSASAEVHKFVVTEMGGKNATIVLEDANLDIAVNAAVLGAFKTTGQRCVTSGRMIVDKKIEGRFTEMFLDKVKRIVIGDGLRDDVFMGPLISPEGVKKWQHHNAKAKEEGGEILHDGQVLTGGEHADGNFVEPFVYRFGSYKPDTFCLKEEAFSPHVAIIGVDGIEEAVRVYNDTKYGLAMAVITEDYRKFRYVRDNADYGLGYVNLPSIGAEVHLPFGGVKGSGNGHPAAEGAIDAVTHKVAFTVNHAHEIVMAQGLSTTL, from the coding sequence ATGAGCAGCGTTTTGATCCATCCCACCGAGACCGGCGTGACCGCCGAGAACTACATCAACGGCGAGTGGCTGGGCAGCGACCAGACGTTCCAGTCGCTGAACCCCGCCAACCGCAAGCACGTCGTCGGCACCGTGCCCGTCGCCAGCCGGAGCCAAGTCCGCGACGCGGTCTTGGCCGCCAAGGCCGCCTTCCCCGCGTGGAAGAACAAGAGCTGGGTGCAACGGGGCGAGATCGTCGACAACCTGGCCCAGCTGATCAAGCGCGACCTGGAGGAGCTGAGCCGCATGGTCACGATCGAGTGCGGCAAACCCATCAACGAAGGCCGCGCCGACGTGGTCGAGGCGCTGCACATGGCCCAATACGTTGCGGGCCTGAGCCGACTCCCCATCGGTCACGCGATCAGCAGCGAGATCCCCGCCAAGGACGCCTACATCCTCCGCAAGCCCAAGGGCGTCGTCGGTGTCATCACCCCGTGGAACTTCCCCTTTGCGATCCCGCTGTGGGGCATCCTTCCCGCCGTCTTGGCCGGGAACACCGTCGTCTTCAAGCCCAGTGAAGAGACTCCCGTCGTCGCCCACAAGCTGGCCAAGCTCTTCGCCGAGGCCGGCTTCCCCAAAGGCGTCATCAACACCGTCCACGGCTTCGGCGAGGACACCGGCGACGCCCTTGTCAAGGACCCTGACGTGAACGTCATGCTTTTCACCGGGTCTCTGGCCGTCGGCAAGATGATCCAGCAATCGGCCTCCGCCGAGGTGCACAAGTTCGTCGTCACCGAGATGGGGGGCAAGAACGCCACGATCGTCTTGGAGGACGCCAACCTCGACATCGCGGTCAACGCGGCGGTGCTCGGCGCCTTCAAAACCACCGGCCAGAGGTGTGTCACCAGCGGCCGCATGATCGTCGACAAGAAGATCGAGGGCCGGTTCACCGAGATGTTCCTGGACAAGGTCAAGCGCATCGTCATCGGCGACGGCCTGCGCGACGACGTCTTCATGGGCCCGTTGATCAGCCCCGAAGGCGTCAAGAAGTGGCAACACCACAACGCCAAAGCCAAGGAGGAGGGCGGCGAGATCCTGCACGACGGGCAGGTCCTCACCGGCGGAGAACACGCCGACGGCAACTTTGTCGAGCCGTTCGTCTATCGCTTCGGCAGCTACAAGCCCGACACCTTCTGCCTGAAGGAAGAAGCCTTCTCCCCCCACGTCGCCATCATCGGCGTGGACGGCATCGAGGAAGCGGTGCGGGTCTATAACGACACGAAGTACGGCCTTGCCATGGCCGTCATCACCGAGGACTACCGCAAGTTCCGCTACGTCCGGGACAACGCCGACTACGGATTGGGTTACGTCAACCTGCCATCGATCGGCGCCGAAGTCCACCTGCCGTTCGGCGGGGTCAAGGGTTCGGGCAACGGCCACCCGGCGGCCGAAGGGGCGATCGACGCGGTCACCCACAAGGTGGCGTTCACCGTCAACCATGCCCACGAAATCGTCATGGCCCAGGGCCTGAGCACGACGCTCTAG
- a CDS encoding tetratricopeptide repeat protein: MELPFRQIMDLFDLPGSDTPGEEVAERVGRDAEQSKRFGRESMDAGQYQAAVEHFKRAVSQGATDEGTRMDLAGAMETADMLPEAYYQYLKAKDKASSGELTVALSAMYRRYGRLRDAVATLEESAREHPEDAYVQFRLADALRTNGYRKAALDAVQGAIAAAPDDAFYHYWAADLAYELKEFDQAAKSAQAAIELSPGDDHVLVLAGLALWGTDKRPEALRAVRLACDLDPDKPAYHGVLERLLRAAGHSEEADAELAKVGEMDAYDADTLARLLAPLGMA, from the coding sequence ATGGAATTGCCGTTCCGGCAGATCATGGACTTGTTCGACCTGCCCGGCAGCGACACCCCCGGCGAAGAAGTCGCCGAGAGGGTCGGGCGCGACGCCGAGCAGAGTAAGCGGTTCGGCCGGGAGAGCATGGACGCCGGGCAATACCAAGCGGCCGTCGAGCACTTTAAGCGGGCGGTCTCCCAGGGGGCGACCGACGAAGGCACCCGCATGGACCTGGCCGGGGCCATGGAAACGGCCGACATGCTCCCGGAAGCCTATTACCAGTATCTCAAGGCCAAGGACAAGGCGTCAAGCGGCGAACTGACCGTCGCCCTGAGCGCGATGTACCGAAGGTACGGCCGGTTACGCGACGCGGTCGCGACCCTTGAGGAGAGTGCCCGGGAGCATCCCGAAGACGCGTACGTCCAGTTCCGGCTGGCCGACGCCCTGCGCACCAACGGTTACCGCAAGGCAGCCCTGGACGCCGTGCAAGGTGCGATCGCCGCGGCGCCGGACGACGCGTTCTATCACTACTGGGCGGCCGACCTGGCCTACGAGCTCAAGGAGTTCGACCAAGCGGCGAAATCGGCCCAAGCGGCCATCGAACTCAGCCCGGGCGACGACCACGTCCTCGTCTTAGCCGGCCTCGCCCTGTGGGGGACCGACAAGCGGCCGGAGGCCCTGCGTGCCGTGCGCCTGGCCTGTGACCTCGATCCCGACAAGCCTGCCTACCACGGCGTGCTCGAACGGCTTTTGCGTGCCGCAGGGCACTCCGAAGAGGCCGACGCCGAACTGGCCAAGGTCGGTGAGATGGACGCCTACGACGCCGACACCTTGGCCCGGTTGCTGGCCCCCCTTGGCATGGCGTGA